The Leifsonia williamsii genome includes a region encoding these proteins:
- a CDS encoding sugar ABC transporter ATP-binding protein produces MTTPNNAVQMQGISKSFSGVVVLDSVDFDVRPGEVHALAGGNGAGKSTLMKILQGVYRADAGDILVDGVRADIDSIHSAKAAGIGMVFQEFSLVPSLSVARNILLGSEPLTRFGMIDERALVRKAAKVFAGMGVDIDPRAEVGRLGTAYWQLTEIAKALSQDARVLIMDEPTASLARHETEALFELIGRLKARGISIIYISHRMDEVYRIADRITVLRDGRRLFTEPLSAVTPEDIVEGIVGRRIESQLTYREREVVEHDGPPLLEVRGLTAGDRVRDISFTLRRGEILGLAGLMGSGRTELARALFGIDRAEAGDVLVNGERVALSSPKQAIAAGLALVPEDRREQGLVLDHSVRENLLLPLLDEVRRGPLLSTAESRALSASLIDRLRIKVAHPGRPVRLLSGGNQQKVVIAKWLGTDPEVLILDEPTAGVDIGTKSEILDRIRDLAASGKAVIVISSEYPELLAVSDRILIIREGAIVRDMPRRDIADEETLELAVQGVQQ; encoded by the coding sequence ATGACCACACCGAACAACGCCGTCCAGATGCAGGGCATCTCGAAGTCCTTCAGCGGCGTCGTCGTCCTCGACAGCGTCGACTTCGACGTCCGGCCCGGCGAGGTGCACGCCCTCGCCGGCGGCAACGGCGCCGGCAAGTCGACGCTGATGAAGATCCTGCAGGGCGTGTACCGCGCCGATGCGGGCGACATCCTCGTCGACGGCGTCCGCGCCGACATCGACTCCATCCACTCCGCGAAGGCCGCCGGCATCGGCATGGTCTTCCAGGAGTTCAGCCTCGTGCCGAGCCTCAGCGTGGCGCGCAACATCCTCCTGGGCTCCGAGCCGTTGACCCGGTTCGGGATGATCGACGAGCGCGCCCTGGTGCGGAAGGCCGCGAAGGTCTTCGCCGGGATGGGCGTCGACATCGACCCCCGCGCGGAGGTCGGGCGGCTGGGTACGGCCTACTGGCAGCTCACCGAGATCGCCAAGGCGCTGTCGCAGGACGCGCGGGTGCTGATCATGGACGAGCCGACCGCCAGCCTCGCCCGCCACGAGACCGAGGCCCTCTTCGAGCTCATCGGACGGCTGAAGGCGCGGGGCATCTCGATCATCTACATCTCGCACCGGATGGACGAGGTGTACCGGATCGCGGACCGCATCACAGTGCTGCGCGACGGCCGCCGGCTGTTCACCGAGCCGCTGAGCGCGGTGACGCCTGAGGACATCGTCGAGGGGATCGTCGGCCGCAGGATCGAGAGCCAGCTCACCTACCGGGAGCGGGAGGTCGTCGAGCACGACGGTCCGCCCCTGCTCGAGGTCCGCGGCCTGACCGCCGGCGACCGGGTGCGCGACATCTCGTTCACGCTGCGGCGCGGCGAGATCCTCGGCCTCGCCGGGCTGATGGGGAGCGGCAGGACCGAGCTCGCCCGCGCCCTGTTCGGCATCGACCGCGCGGAGGCCGGCGACGTGCTCGTCAACGGGGAGCGGGTCGCGCTCTCCTCCCCGAAGCAGGCCATCGCTGCGGGGCTGGCGCTCGTTCCGGAGGACCGTCGCGAGCAGGGCCTCGTGCTCGATCACTCGGTGCGCGAGAACCTCCTGCTGCCGCTGCTCGACGAGGTGCGGCGCGGGCCGCTGCTCAGCACGGCCGAGAGCCGTGCCCTCTCCGCCTCCCTGATCGACCGCCTGCGCATCAAGGTCGCCCACCCGGGCCGGCCCGTGCGGCTGCTCTCGGGCGGCAACCAGCAGAAGGTCGTCATCGCCAAGTGGCTCGGAACCGACCCCGAGGTGCTCATCCTCGACGAGCCCACCGCCGGCGTCGACATCGGCACCAAGAGCGAGATCCTCGACCGCATCCGCGATCTGGCCGCCTCCGGCAAGGCCGTGATCGTCATCTCGTCCGAATACCCAGAACTCCTCGCCGTGAGCGACCGGATCCTCATCATCCGGGAGGGCGCGATCGTGCGCGACATGCCCCGCCGCGACATCGCCGACGAGGAGACCCTCGAACTCGCAGTACAAGGAGTCCAGCAATGA
- a CDS encoding alpha/beta fold hydrolase, whose product MTPNTIPEVQHATAAVNGTTLHYVSAGATGTPLLLVHGFPESWWAFHRAIPLLARHHRVFAVDLRGFGDSAPATSPFTSADAAEDLHSFIQHLDVGPVHLAGQDIAGATVYRLAAQHPEDVRSLIATEMGLAGFGLEALADVTHGGSWHIGVLASPGIAELLLTGRERRVLGEWAFPSMTGRPGTITDDDVAEFARTYERASGWQGAVSLYRSMLAEGDELRALARTSPVAAPALAIGGFGGSFTADTLSQVVTGDVTSVLIPDVGHYVALEAPDEFAAAVIAFTGRVDG is encoded by the coding sequence ATGACCCCGAACACGATCCCCGAGGTGCAGCACGCGACAGCGGCTGTCAACGGGACCACGCTGCACTACGTCTCCGCCGGCGCGACCGGCACTCCCCTCCTGCTCGTCCACGGGTTCCCCGAGTCGTGGTGGGCGTTCCACCGCGCGATCCCGCTGCTGGCCCGGCATCACCGGGTCTTCGCCGTCGACCTCCGCGGCTTCGGCGACTCGGCCCCGGCGACCAGCCCGTTCACGAGCGCCGACGCGGCCGAGGACCTGCACAGCTTCATCCAGCACCTGGACGTCGGCCCGGTCCACCTCGCCGGGCAGGACATCGCGGGCGCGACGGTGTACCGACTCGCCGCCCAGCACCCGGAGGACGTGCGCAGCCTCATCGCCACCGAGATGGGCCTCGCCGGCTTCGGACTGGAGGCGCTCGCGGATGTCACCCACGGCGGCTCGTGGCACATCGGGGTGCTCGCCTCCCCGGGCATCGCTGAACTGCTGCTCACCGGGCGCGAACGCCGCGTGCTGGGCGAGTGGGCCTTCCCGTCGATGACCGGACGCCCGGGCACCATCACGGACGACGACGTCGCGGAGTTCGCGCGCACCTACGAGCGCGCGTCGGGCTGGCAGGGCGCCGTCAGCCTTTACCGGTCGATGCTCGCCGAGGGCGACGAGCTGCGCGCGCTCGCACGCACCAGCCCGGTCGCCGCACCGGCCCTGGCGATCGGAGGCTTCGGCGGCTCCTTCACCGCCGACACCCTGAGCCAGGTGGTCACGGGCGACGTCACCTCGGTGCTGATCCCCGACGTCGGACACTACGTGGCACTGGAGGCTCCCGACGAGTTCGCGGCGGCGGTCATCGCGTTCACGGGCCGGGTCGACGGCTGA
- a CDS encoding LacI family DNA-binding transcriptional regulator has translation MSRKEAPVPTRKPSITDVARIAGVSYQTVSRVINDAPDVNAATRARIQEIIAEVGYRRNRSAAALVTNRSTSIGIVTDGSPRFGPVGTLLSLEREARERGYVVTVVAANEPFEQSMQGAFDTLDEIGVDGIIVIAPRLSMAEATRRASVRVPVEMIAAGASGTPKVFTYSEDQELGARMATQHLIELGHTDIAHIAGSMDWFDGRVRKSGWEAALAAAGLRPGLCLEGDWSPKWAYETGLRLIEERRVPSAIFAVSDHTALGLIRAFSENGVRVPEDVSIVGFDDLEGSDYFLPPLTTVRQDFPALARATIEVLLGAVEGREVDRTPSVPTLVVRRSAIRAS, from the coding sequence ATGTCGCGAAAGGAGGCGCCCGTGCCGACCCGGAAGCCCTCGATCACCGACGTCGCGCGGATCGCCGGCGTCTCCTACCAGACGGTCTCGCGGGTCATCAACGACGCGCCCGATGTGAACGCCGCCACCCGTGCGCGGATCCAGGAGATCATCGCGGAGGTCGGCTATCGCCGCAACCGCTCGGCGGCGGCGCTGGTCACCAATCGGTCGACATCCATCGGCATCGTCACCGACGGCTCTCCCCGCTTCGGGCCCGTCGGGACCCTGCTCTCCCTGGAGCGGGAGGCGCGGGAGCGCGGCTACGTCGTGACCGTGGTCGCCGCGAACGAGCCCTTCGAGCAGTCGATGCAGGGGGCGTTCGACACCCTCGACGAGATCGGCGTCGACGGGATCATCGTCATCGCGCCGCGCCTGTCGATGGCGGAGGCGACCCGGCGCGCGTCGGTCCGCGTGCCGGTCGAGATGATCGCGGCGGGCGCCTCCGGAACCCCCAAGGTCTTCACGTACTCCGAGGACCAGGAGCTGGGGGCGCGCATGGCCACGCAGCACCTGATCGAGCTGGGCCACACCGACATCGCCCACATCGCGGGGTCGATGGACTGGTTCGACGGGCGTGTGCGCAAGAGCGGCTGGGAGGCGGCGCTCGCCGCCGCGGGGCTGCGGCCGGGGCTCTGTCTCGAGGGCGACTGGAGCCCCAAGTGGGCGTACGAGACGGGCCTGCGCCTGATCGAGGAGCGCCGCGTCCCCTCCGCGATCTTCGCCGTGAGCGACCACACCGCGCTCGGGCTCATCCGCGCCTTCTCGGAGAACGGCGTGCGCGTCCCCGAGGACGTCAGCATCGTCGGCTTCGACGACCTGGAGGGGTCGGACTACTTCCTGCCGCCGCTGACCACCGTCCGGCAGGACTTCCCCGCGCTGGCCCGCGCGACGATCGAGGTGCTCCTGGGGGCGGTGGAAGGGCGCGAGGTCGATCGCACGCCCAGCGTGCCGACGCTCGTGGTGCGCAGGAGCGCGATCAGAGCCTCCTGA
- a CDS encoding sugar phosphate isomerase/epimerase family protein → MRLGYCSITWGGVVGHPTGVTSVKDLFYLTHGDMQRAVEDIGAAGYEGVEMFDGNLVEFADRPEVLTGHLRDAGLELVSVYSGANFIYPDILPDELDRIRRSADLAAQFGAGRLVIGGGARRAAGTTDEDYGRLADSLNQVTDIAEAAGVEASYHPHLSTIVESPEELDRLLPATRIGFCPDVAHLAAGGGDPAAIIRAYGDRINHVHLKDLTRESVTFQPLGAGDLDLPGILAALRDTGYDGWLMVELDDYDGDPKDAARASRDSLRRLLAA, encoded by the coding sequence ATGCGACTCGGATACTGCTCCATCACCTGGGGCGGCGTCGTCGGCCACCCGACCGGGGTGACCAGCGTCAAAGACCTCTTCTACCTCACGCACGGCGACATGCAGCGGGCGGTGGAGGACATCGGTGCGGCCGGCTACGAGGGCGTCGAGATGTTCGACGGCAACCTCGTGGAGTTCGCCGACCGGCCGGAGGTGCTCACCGGCCACCTGCGCGACGCCGGCCTCGAGCTGGTCAGCGTCTACAGCGGCGCCAACTTCATCTACCCCGACATCCTGCCGGACGAGCTCGACCGCATCCGCCGTTCCGCCGACCTCGCGGCGCAGTTCGGAGCGGGCCGGCTCGTCATCGGAGGAGGCGCCCGCCGGGCGGCCGGCACGACGGACGAGGACTACGGCCGACTGGCGGACTCCCTGAACCAGGTGACGGACATCGCCGAGGCCGCGGGCGTCGAGGCGAGCTACCACCCGCACCTCTCGACGATCGTCGAGAGCCCGGAGGAGCTCGACCGGCTGCTGCCGGCGACGCGCATCGGGTTCTGCCCCGACGTCGCCCACCTCGCGGCCGGCGGTGGAGACCCTGCGGCGATCATCCGTGCCTACGGGGACCGCATCAACCACGTCCACCTGAAGGACCTGACCAGGGAGTCGGTGACCTTCCAGCCGCTCGGTGCTGGCGACCTCGACCTCCCCGGCATCCTCGCGGCCCTCCGCGACACCGGCTACGACGGCTGGCTGATGGTCGAGCTCGACGACTACGACGGCGATCCGAAGGACGCCGCCCGGGCGAGCCGCGACTCCCTGCGCCGTCTGCTCGCGGCCTGA
- a CDS encoding MarR family winged helix-turn-helix transcriptional regulator yields MSTDAPQLPITRGAEFALLLLDGFTLMVDEVVAELKEAGHPGATANLEFALRAIAEGAGTASELGRSLGVSKQAAAKSIASLEQLGYVERQADPQDARRKRLVVTPRGVEMHRIGAEAFDRLKDRLATRLGDGRLRELEDGLRELAVELQRVQAPWRPV; encoded by the coding sequence ATGTCCACGGATGCGCCGCAGCTGCCGATCACCCGCGGGGCGGAGTTCGCCCTCCTGCTCCTCGACGGCTTCACGCTGATGGTCGACGAAGTGGTGGCGGAGTTGAAGGAGGCCGGTCACCCCGGCGCGACGGCGAACCTCGAGTTCGCGCTGCGGGCGATCGCCGAGGGCGCGGGAACAGCCTCTGAGCTGGGCCGCAGCCTCGGGGTCTCGAAGCAGGCGGCCGCGAAATCGATCGCGTCCCTCGAGCAGCTCGGTTATGTGGAGCGGCAGGCCGACCCGCAGGACGCCCGCCGCAAGCGCCTCGTCGTCACACCCCGCGGCGTCGAGATGCACCGCATCGGCGCCGAGGCGTTCGACCGGCTCAAGGACCGGCTCGCGACGAGGCTCGGCGACGGGCGCCTGCGGGAGCTCGAGGACGGGCTGAGGGAGCTGGCGGTGGAGCTGCAGCGCGTGCAGGCGCCGTGGCGCCCGGTGTGA
- a CDS encoding ABC transporter permease: MNQPATIDAPARRTGFGEALKSWDWRRYVIYIGFVVVFVFFAILLHDQGFLSPNNLLNIFRQTSTITIIAVGMTYVIAAAQIDLSVGSTAGLASVVTAMGIASWGPLPGILCGLAVGAVVGSINGALVSMLGIPSFLVTLGMLGIAVGTAQWITASAPIPILDDTYNTIFGSGNIGPIPGLIIWSGVFVAAGAVVLARTKFGRQVLATGGNRTAADFTGINTKRITFQVLLLSGLVASVAGMLYAGRLQSGRFQWGTGDELSAIAAVILGGTSLFGGSGTVIGTLFGSLLIGLINNGLILAGLDSSQQQVVRGGIIILAVALARKK, from the coding sequence ATGAACCAACCGGCAACCATCGACGCGCCCGCGCGGCGCACCGGCTTCGGTGAAGCCCTCAAGAGCTGGGACTGGCGCCGCTACGTCATCTACATCGGCTTCGTGGTCGTCTTCGTCTTCTTCGCGATCCTGCTCCACGACCAGGGGTTCCTGTCGCCGAACAACCTGCTCAACATCTTCCGGCAGACCTCGACCATCACGATCATCGCCGTCGGGATGACCTACGTCATCGCGGCCGCGCAGATCGACCTGAGCGTCGGGTCGACGGCGGGTCTCGCCAGCGTCGTGACGGCGATGGGGATCGCCTCCTGGGGCCCGCTCCCCGGCATCCTCTGCGGGCTCGCGGTCGGAGCCGTCGTCGGCTCGATCAACGGCGCTCTGGTGAGCATGCTCGGCATCCCGTCGTTCCTCGTGACGCTCGGGATGCTCGGGATCGCCGTCGGGACGGCGCAGTGGATCACCGCGTCGGCGCCCATCCCGATCCTCGACGACACGTACAACACGATCTTCGGCTCGGGCAACATCGGGCCGATCCCGGGGCTGATCATCTGGTCGGGCGTCTTCGTCGCCGCGGGAGCCGTCGTGCTCGCGCGCACCAAGTTCGGCCGCCAGGTGCTCGCGACCGGCGGCAACCGCACCGCCGCCGACTTCACCGGCATCAACACCAAGCGGATCACCTTCCAGGTGCTGCTGCTCTCGGGTCTCGTCGCCAGCGTGGCGGGCATGCTCTACGCCGGCCGCCTGCAGTCCGGGCGGTTCCAGTGGGGGACAGGCGACGAGCTCTCGGCGATCGCCGCCGTGATCCTCGGCGGCACCAGCCTCTTCGGCGGCAGCGGCACCGTGATCGGCACGCTGTTCGGCTCGCTGCTGATCGGCCTGATCAACAACGGCCTCATCCTCGCCGGCCTCGACAGCAGCCAGCAGCAGGTCGTGCGCGGCGGCATCATCATCCTCGCCGTGGCCCTGGCCCGCAAGAAGTGA
- a CDS encoding Gfo/Idh/MocA family protein — translation MQHLNVGLIGGGFMGKAHSLAYAAMPMFFWPAPALPVRHTIAEATDELAAEAARRFGFERSTSDWRSVVNDPDIHVVDIATPNHLHAEIAIAAAQAGKHIISEKPLARTAQEAKQMYEAVTAAGVVNMVAFNYRRTPAIALAKKFIEEGAIGRILSFRGTYLQDWSANPDSPLSWRFQKSIAGSGALGDIATHVIDIARYLVGEFGSVNAMMQTWIPERPLQTGGADSLGTARGGQGPRGAVDVDDQVMTMIRFENGAIGSVEATRNGYGRNNYITFEIHGTEGSLVFNYERRDELQVCFASDGDDRRGFRTIYTGPAHPNGGALWPIPALGIGYGETKIIEAHDFFSAIANGTEVRPNFADGYKTALIDDAIVQSAETGEWVEVPGIE, via the coding sequence ATGCAGCACCTCAACGTCGGGCTGATCGGCGGCGGATTCATGGGCAAGGCCCACTCGCTCGCGTACGCGGCCATGCCGATGTTCTTCTGGCCGGCGCCGGCTCTCCCCGTCCGGCACACCATCGCCGAGGCGACCGACGAGCTCGCGGCGGAGGCCGCACGCCGCTTCGGGTTCGAACGCTCCACCTCCGATTGGCGGAGCGTGGTGAACGACCCGGACATCCACGTGGTCGACATCGCGACGCCCAACCACCTCCATGCCGAGATCGCGATCGCCGCAGCGCAGGCGGGCAAGCACATCATCAGCGAGAAGCCGCTGGCCCGCACTGCCCAGGAGGCGAAGCAGATGTACGAGGCCGTGACGGCGGCGGGCGTCGTCAACATGGTCGCCTTCAACTACCGGCGCACCCCCGCGATCGCCCTGGCGAAGAAGTTCATCGAGGAGGGCGCGATCGGCCGCATCCTGAGCTTCCGCGGCACCTACCTCCAGGACTGGAGCGCGAACCCCGACTCGCCGCTGTCCTGGCGCTTCCAGAAGTCCATCGCCGGTTCGGGCGCGCTCGGCGACATCGCCACCCATGTCATCGACATCGCCCGCTACCTCGTCGGCGAGTTCGGCTCGGTCAACGCGATGATGCAGACCTGGATCCCGGAGCGCCCGCTGCAGACCGGAGGAGCGGACAGCCTCGGCACCGCCCGCGGCGGCCAGGGCCCGCGTGGAGCGGTGGATGTGGACGACCAGGTGATGACCATGATCCGCTTCGAGAACGGGGCGATCGGCTCGGTGGAGGCCACCCGCAACGGCTACGGCCGCAACAACTACATCACCTTCGAGATCCACGGCACCGAGGGCAGCCTCGTCTTCAACTACGAGCGCCGCGACGAGCTGCAGGTCTGCTTCGCCTCCGACGGCGACGACCGCCGCGGCTTCCGCACCATCTACACCGGGCCGGCGCACCCCAACGGCGGCGCACTGTGGCCGATCCCGGCGCTGGGCATCGGCTACGGGGAGACGAAGATCATCGAGGCGCACGACTTCTTCAGCGCCATCGCCAACGGCACGGAGGTGCGCCCGAACTTCGCGGACGGCTACAAGACGGCGCTTATCGACGACGCGATCGTGCAGTCGGCGGAGACCGGGGAGTGGGTGGAGGTTCCGGGGATCGAGTAG
- a CDS encoding substrate-binding domain-containing protein, translating to MLRKTALFAASAALIIGIAGCSSTTGSGGTQDSAASQKAEKALEEVTGQVFSKGPNGEDPSPASDADLTDDEIAEVKALGATAAIVMHYGGNDWATAQIAGLKSEFAKLGITVVATTDADFKPDKQVSDLETVLTKKPDIIVSIPTDPVATASAYKAAAAAGAKLVFMDNVPQGLEAGKDYVSVVSADNYGNGVVSAHELAKALGGKGTIGTIFHQADFFVTKQRYDGFKDTITKEYPDIKIVEEKGIAGPDFAGDAQAAANAMLSKHADLSGIWAVWDVPAEGVMAAARASGRTDLKIATEDLGKNVAIALAKDQLVVGLGAQVPFDQGVTEARLGAGALLGKTAPPYIALSALPVDHENVLDAWKKVYHQDPPKDLKDSYKK from the coding sequence ATGCTCCGAAAGACAGCACTGTTCGCAGCGAGCGCGGCCCTGATCATCGGGATCGCCGGTTGCAGCTCGACAACGGGCTCCGGCGGCACTCAGGACTCCGCCGCCTCCCAGAAGGCCGAGAAGGCGCTCGAGGAGGTGACCGGCCAGGTGTTCAGCAAGGGTCCGAACGGCGAGGACCCGTCGCCCGCCTCCGACGCCGACCTCACCGACGACGAGATCGCCGAGGTGAAGGCCCTCGGCGCCACCGCCGCCATCGTCATGCACTACGGCGGCAACGACTGGGCGACCGCTCAGATCGCCGGGCTCAAGAGCGAGTTCGCGAAGCTCGGCATCACGGTCGTGGCGACGACCGACGCCGACTTCAAGCCGGACAAGCAGGTCTCCGACCTCGAGACCGTTCTGACCAAGAAGCCGGACATCATCGTCTCCATCCCGACCGACCCGGTGGCCACCGCCTCCGCGTACAAGGCGGCGGCCGCGGCGGGCGCGAAGCTCGTGTTCATGGACAACGTGCCGCAGGGGCTCGAGGCCGGCAAGGACTACGTGTCGGTCGTCTCGGCCGACAACTACGGCAACGGCGTGGTCTCGGCGCACGAGCTCGCGAAGGCGCTCGGCGGCAAGGGCACCATCGGCACGATCTTCCACCAGGCCGACTTCTTCGTGACCAAGCAGCGCTACGACGGCTTCAAGGACACGATCACCAAGGAGTACCCCGACATCAAGATCGTCGAGGAGAAGGGCATCGCCGGTCCCGACTTCGCCGGAGACGCGCAGGCGGCGGCCAACGCCATGCTGAGCAAGCACGCGGACCTCTCCGGCATCTGGGCCGTCTGGGACGTCCCCGCCGAGGGCGTGATGGCAGCAGCCCGCGCCTCCGGCCGCACCGACCTCAAGATCGCCACCGAGGACCTCGGCAAGAACGTCGCCATCGCCCTCGCCAAGGACCAGCTCGTCGTCGGGCTCGGCGCCCAGGTGCCGTTCGACCAGGGCGTGACAGAGGCCCGTCTCGGCGCCGGCGCGCTGCTCGGGAAGACCGCTCCGCCGTACATCGCGCTGAGCGCCCTCCCCGTCGACCACGAGAACGTGCTCGACGCGTGGAAGAAGGTCTATCACCAGGACCCGCCGAAGGACCTGAAGGACTCGTACAAGAAGTAG